CGCCGGCGTCGAACTGGCGGTGGAGACGCCCGACGAACCGCTGCTGGTGTCCGGCGACAATCCGAGCCTGCAGCAGGTGATGCTGAACCTGCTGCTCAACGCCCGCGACGCCATGCCGGCAGGAGGCCGGATCGTCGTGAGGCTCGAGCAGGACGGGGGCGCGGCCGTCCTGAGTATCCTGGACGAGGGGACGGGCCTGGGCGACCTGTCCGAGCGGGAGATCTTCGAACCTTTCCTGACCACCAAGGAGAAGGGCAGCGGCCTGGGCCTGGCGGTGGTGCGCCAGGTCGTGGAGGATCACCACGGCGCGATCAGCCTCCGCGGCCGCGACGACGGTCCCGGCACGGTGGCCGAGGTGCGCCTGCCGCTGCACGACAGGGACGATGGGAGGTAGCATGGCACGCATCCTGGTGGTGGACGACGAGCAGCGCAACACGCAGCTGCTGAGATTCCAGCTCGAGGGCGAGGGACACGAGGTCGTGGAGAAGGCCGACGGGACGTCGGCCCTGGCCGCGGTGAAGGATCAGGCCTTCGATCTCGTGCTGACCGACCTGCGCATGGAGCCGGTGGACGGCATGCAGGTCATCGACGGCGTCAAGCAGGACAATCCCGACACGCCGGTGATCATGCTCACCGCCTACGCCGACTACGAGACAGCCGTTGAGGCCATGCAGCGCGGCGCGGCCACCTACATCAAGAAGCCCTGGAAGACCGACGAGGTGAGGCTGGCCGTCGTGCGCGCCCTGGAGGGCGCCGCCCTGCGCCGCGAGAACCGCACCCTGCGCCAGGAGGTGCGCAAGCTCTCCGGCGCGCGCGCGTTGCTGGGCGACAGCGCGGCGATGCGGAGCCTGCGCGATCTGATCGACCGCGTGGCCCCCAGCGGGGCCACGGTGATGATCCGCGGCGAGAGTGGCGCGGGCAAGGAGGTCGCCGCGCGGGCCATCCACGACGCCGGCGCACGCGCGCAGGGGCCTT
Above is a window of bacterium DNA encoding:
- a CDS encoding sigma-54 dependent transcriptional regulator, with amino-acid sequence MARILVVDDEQRNTQLLRFQLEGEGHEVVEKADGTSALAAVKDQAFDLVLTDLRMEPVDGMQVIDGVKQDNPDTPVIMLTAYADYETAVEAMQRGAATYIKKPWKTDEVRLAVVRALEGAALRRENRTLRQEVRKLSGARALLGDSAAMRSLRDLIDRVAPSGATVMIRGESGAGKEVAARAIHDAGARAQGPFVAVNCAAIPETLLESELFGYRKGAFTGADSDKEGLFEAASGGTLFLDEIGEAGTGVQAKLLRVLEERKINRVGDPRERSVDVRVLAATNRPLEDAIAEGRFREDLYYRLMVIPVDVPPLRERLDDVDQLARHFLRGFGRDEGKLPPAVAERLRGYGWPGNVRELRNVVERAH